In Archocentrus centrarchus isolate MPI-CPG fArcCen1 chromosome 24, fArcCen1, whole genome shotgun sequence, one DNA window encodes the following:
- the LOC115774526 gene encoding protein CEBPZOS encodes MPPKPLEPLAKKLMKGVIVVELLGVLGAYGLFHMMNNSRDFRNTVNRRFPSVLEVYYKSNEWAGIYGIRERDQEAWSAKRD; translated from the exons ATGCCTCCCAAACCTCTGGAGCCGCTGGCTAAGAAGCTCATGAAGGGCGTGATCGTTGTGGAGCTGCTGGGCGTCCTCGGGGCCTACGGTCTGTTCCACATGATGAACAACAGCCGAG ATTTCAGGAACACCGTGAACAGGAGGTTCCCATCCGTCCTGGAAG TTTACTACAAGTCCAACGAGTGGGCGGGGATCTACGGCATCCGCGAGAGAGACCAGGAGGCCTGGTCGGCCAAACGGGACTGA
- the LOC115774617 gene encoding hepatocyte nuclear factor 3-beta-like, with protein MLSAVKMEGHEHPDWSSGYYYGETECYPPAGNMNSMSTYMGTPGMTGHMNAHYVSHPVAVSNSSVAAGMTQSAGAAAAQAAGLSSALPPSMSSMSPPPYGNVPVMSPVYGQACAIRSRESKAYRRSYTHAKPPYSYISLITMAIQQSNSKMLTLNEIYQWIMDLFPFYRQNQQRWQNSIRHSLSFNDCFIKVPRSPDKPGKGSFWTLHPDSGNMFENGCYLRRQKRFKCGKKPGAAGKEAEREPGSEAGAVTTTTGSSTGSGLDSPPSSSSSSSSPPSSDVKGTDLKPHRGELLPSSPVRVPSPLTHTQHLLSHHHHHHPHPLLLHEAAHLKADHYHSHYSFNHPFSINNLMSEPQHHKLEPVVQYGGYGCPVSGALMAAKTGLDPAHTDTSYYHGVYGRPIMNSS; from the exons ATGCTGAGTGCCGTTAAAATGGAAGGACACGAGCATCCGGACTGGAGCAGCGGCTACTACTACGGAGAGACCGAG TGTTACCCCCCAGCGGGCAACATGAACTCCATGAGCACCTACATGGGCACCCCTGGCATGACCGGCCACATGAACGCGCATTATGTGAGCCACCCTGTCGCGGTCAGCAACTCCTCGGTGGCCGCCGGGATGACGCAGAGCGCCGGGGCCGCCGCGGCGCAGGCGGCGGGCCTGAGCTCCGCGCTGCCGCCCAGTATGAGCTCCATGAGCCCGCCGCCGTACGGGAACGTGCCGGTGATGAGCCCGGTGTACGGGCAGGCCTGCGCCATCAGATCCAGAGAGTCCAAAGCCTACCGGCGCAGCTACACGCACGCCAAGCCGCCGTACTCCTACATCTCCCTGATCACCATGGCCATCCAGCAGTCAAACAGCAAGATGCTGACGTTAAACGAGATCTACCAGTGGATCATGGACCTGTTCCCGTTTTACCGGCAGAACCAGCAGCGCTGGCAGAACTCCATCCGCCACTCGCTCTCCTTCAACGACTGCTTCATCAAGGTGCCGCGCTCACCGGACAAACCGGGGAAAGGCTCCTTCTGGACGCTGCACCCGGACTCAGGAAACATGTTTGAGAACGGCTGCTACCTGCGGCGGCAGAAGCGCTTCAAGTGCGGGAAGAAGCCCGGAGCTGCGGGCAAGGAGGCGGAGAGGGAGCCGGGCTCTGAGGCCGGCGCGGtcaccaccacgacaggcagcAGCACCGGGTCCGGATTGGACTCcccgccctcctcctcctcctcctcctcctcacctccgTCTTCTGACGTAAAGGGGACCGACCTTAAACCACACCGAGGTGAACTGTTGCCCTCCAGCCCCGTGCGCGTGCCTTCCCCGCTCACGCACACGCAGCACCTGCtctcacaccaccaccaccaccacccgcACCCGCTGCTGCTGCACGAGGCCGCGCACCTGAAAGCGGACCACTACCACTCGCACTACTCCTTCAACCACCCGTTCTCCATCAACAACCTCATGTCGGAGCCGCAGCACCACAAACTGGAGCCGGTGGTGCAGTACGGAGGTTACGGCTGCCCGGTGTCCGGGGCTCTGATGGCGGCCAAAACCGGCCTGGACCCCGCGCACACCGACACGAGCTACTACCACGGTGTGTACGGCAGGCCCATAATGAACTCCTCCTGA
- the LOC115774735 gene encoding uncharacterized protein LOC115774735 yields MSASAAEDLCKEVEDLRKEIQELRVQREFGLQRFAGSDTDIRFYTRFPSYDHLMAFWFLIEPCIYKMVRVSRAKSAAKRNEEVVTPARSSTRQLLQPIDEFFLFLVFLSVGLKERDLAHRLNIHQSTVSRIIATWTSFLATALGSQCIWLTRAEVQAYLPEEFKDFPDTQVILDCTELRCQTPSSPLLQSEMYSSYKSHCTMKALVGIAPHGAVTFISDLYGGSISDKELFKQSGIAEKLTEDMAVMVDKGFLISDCCKCKVYCPPFLSKQKQMPAYQVKETQAIARLRVHVERVIRRIKQNKLFDGIITLSHVYNINQLFAVACMLSNYQNTALVKKWVK; encoded by the exons ATGTCTGCATCAGCTGCAGAAGACCTGTGTAAAGAGGTAGAGGATCTGAGGAAGGAAATACAGGAGCTGCGTGTCCAGCGTGAGTTTGGATTACAGCGGTTTGCTGGCTCCGACACCGACATCAGATTCTATACCAG ATTTCCAAGCTATGACCATTTGATGGCATTTTGGTTTTTGATTGAGCCTTGCATTTATAAAATGGTCAGGGTCTCAAGAGCCAAATCAGCTGCCAAGAGGAATGAAGAAGTGGTGACACCTGCACGTTCATCAACA AGGCAGCTGCTCCAGCCAATCGATgagttctttctttttctcgtCTTCCTGTCGGTTGGTTTGAAGGAGAGGGACCTGGCACATCGACTCAACATACACCAGTCCACAGTGAGCCGTATTATTGCAACATGGACAAGTTTTCTTGCCACTGCACTGGGGTCTCAATGCATCTGGCTTACGCGTGCAGAAGTGCAGGCTTACCTCCCTGAGGAATTTAAAGATTTCCCAGACACCCAGGTCATCCTAGACTGTACAGAGCTGAGATGCCAAACACCATCCTCACCACTACTCCAAAGTGAAATGTACTCCTCATACAAATCCCACTGCACTATGAAAGCCCTGGTTGGCATAGCTCCACATGGTGCAGTGACATTCATCTCTGATCTGTATGGTGGTTCGATTAGTGATAAGGAGCTATTCAAGCAATCAGGCATCGCTGAGAAGTTGACCGAAGACATGGCAGTGATGGTTGATAAGGGCTTTCTAATCAGTGACTGCTGTAAGTGCAAAGTGTACTGTCCACCTTTCCTGTCTAAGCAGAAGCAGATGCCAGCATACCAGGTTAAGGAGACACAGGCCATAGCCAGACTGAGAGTACATGTGGAGCGAGTCATTAGGAggataaaacagaacaaactttTTGATGGCATCATCACCTTATCACATGTCTACAACATCAACCAGCTGTTTGCAGTGGCATGTATGCTTTCAAATTACCAGAATACAGCTTTAGTTAAAAAATGGGTTAAGTGA